In a genomic window of Paramicrobacterium chengjingii:
- a CDS encoding TetR family transcriptional regulator produces MAESPSKPRRRGRPRKDLRGDTRAQIADAAAAEFSEKGYEAASVRSIARRAGVDSALVHHYFDTKAALFADVVKLPVRPDRIVKRALDAPLERLGESLVNTVLTAWEDSKVKPIGITVLRSAVSGSAAGGLIRQFLVRELMSAIATKLEESGIPEPEATVRAELVLTQIAGVLIMRHVVGADPLASLPVDVVIARVAPAVQLHLDGPA; encoded by the coding sequence GTGGCAGAGTCACCGTCGAAGCCCCGCCGGCGAGGGCGACCGCGCAAGGATCTGCGCGGCGACACGCGTGCGCAGATCGCGGATGCTGCAGCCGCAGAGTTCTCTGAAAAGGGATACGAGGCAGCATCCGTCCGATCAATCGCGCGCCGTGCCGGTGTCGACTCCGCTCTGGTGCACCACTACTTCGACACGAAGGCAGCGCTGTTCGCTGACGTCGTGAAGCTGCCCGTCCGCCCGGACCGCATTGTGAAGCGGGCGCTTGATGCCCCACTCGAGCGCCTGGGCGAATCGCTCGTGAACACGGTGCTCACAGCGTGGGAAGACTCGAAGGTGAAACCTATTGGAATCACCGTGCTGCGCTCCGCGGTCAGCGGATCCGCAGCGGGCGGGCTGATCAGGCAGTTTCTGGTGCGCGAGCTGATGAGCGCCATTGCCACGAAGCTCGAAGAATCCGGAATCCCTGAACCTGAGGCCACGGTGCGCGCCGAACTGGTGCTCACGCAAATCGCCGGGGTCCTCATCATGCGACATGTCGTGGGGGCCGATCCTCTCGCGTCGCTTCCGGTTGACGTGGTGATCGCGCGCGTGGCCCCCGCGGTGC